A window of Salmo trutta chromosome 31, fSalTru1.1, whole genome shotgun sequence contains these coding sequences:
- the vcam1a gene encoding vascular cell adhesion protein 1 isoform X2 — protein sequence MTCININMGKGQTSMSQGFYKRRTTCNFSKQIMTAFALWMVLLPTAASKFVLNLTPKDPMARVGDSLVLTCKASGCAGDVMFTWASLTDRSLYGKTETNGTVSLQIFNPLAIQHINKVLCKATCTNKGEKAQTSTKVNVYALPKDPTISRSDLLTEGQESNLTCTVPDVYPTERLIIEWLLGDEVLLKQDEHLEVPTVTSVLKYRPTAQNNGQNVTCRATLDIGIDKRTRETVASMTVQYSPRNITISENTQVNIGDSFTLTCRAEGNPEPTVLWRKLDQDGRSVVAGEGATLLVEEASWSHGGEYECVAHNIVGNRTAHMTVNVQGPPEKPVIYRSPSGELKAGDSVTITCQSESGPQGRVALRQLTGSQGAELQSNQGHTSITVQSLTATDSGLYECQATNPYGKQTSFLNFTVLDELYTENQRTTETITSMTVQYSPRNITISENTQVNIGDSFTLTCRAEGNPEPTVLWRKLDQDGRSVVAGEGATLLVEEASWSHGGEYECVAHNVVGNRTAHMTVNVRDKSVNPKTVIIPAVCFVSMTAAAATLMRFLRRAKNTSSYELAMTV from the exons ATGACATGTATAAATATCAACATGGGCAAAGGACAGACGTCTATGTCTCAAGGTTTCTACAAGAGAAGAACTACCTGTAATTTCTCAAAACAGATAATGACTGCGTTCGCGCTTTGGATGGTATTGCTGCCTACTGCAG CGTCGAAATTTGTCCTAAACCTCACACCGAAAGATCCCATGGCTCGAGTCGGAGACAGTCTGGTCCTGACGTGCAAAGCCAGTGGCTGCGCCGGAGACGTTATGTTCACCTGGGCTTCATTGACTGACCGGTCACTCTACGGTAAAACGGAGACCAACGGGACAGTGTCCCTACAAATATTTAACCCATTGGCAATTCAGCACATCAACAAGGTCCTCTGTAAGGCCACATGCACAAACAAAGGAGAAAAAGCGCAAACGTCTACAAAGGTGAACGTCTATG CCTTACCAAAGGATCCCACCATATCAAGAAGTGACCTTTTGACTGAGGGTCAGGAGAGTAACCTCACCTGCACAGTTCCAGATGTGTACCCAACTGAACGTCTAATCATTGAGTGGCTACTGGGAGATGAAGTTCTCCTCAAACAAGATGAACATCTGGAAGTCCCGACTGTCACCTCAGTGTTGAAATACAGACCGACAGCCCAGAACAATGGACAGAATGTTACCTGCAGAGCCACGCTGGACATTGGGATTGACAAGAGAACCAGAGAGACTGTCGCATCAATGACCGTTCAAT ATTCCCCCAGAAATATCACTATCTCAGAGAACACTCAGGTGAATATCGGAGACAGTTTTACACTGACGTGTCGTGCTGAGGGGAACCCTGAACCTACAGTGTTGTGGAGAAAACTGGACCAAGATGGCCGCTCAGTCGTGGCAGGAGAGGGTGCGACCCTATTGGTGGAAGAAGCGTCATGGTCCCACGGTGGAGAGTATGAATGCGTGGCCCACAACATTGTAGGAAACCGTACAGCTCACATGACTGTTAATGTTCAAG GTCCTCCAGAGAAGCCTGTTATTTATCGGAGCCCATCTGGTGAGCTGAAAGCGGGGGACAGTGTGACCATTACCTGCCAATCAGAGAGTGGGCCGCAGGGGCGTGTGGCGTTACGCCAGTTGACCGGCAGTCAGGGGGCGGAGCTACAGTCCAACCAGGGCCACACCTCCATCACTGTCCAATCGCTGACAGCTACAGACTCGGGACTGTACGAATGTCAGGCTACCAATCCCTATGGGAAACAGACATCTTTCTTAAACTTCACAGTCTTAGATGAGCTTTATACAGAGAACCAGAGAACCACAGAGACTATCACATCAATGACAGTTCAAT ATTCCCCCAGAAATATCACTATCTCAGAGAACACTCAGGTGAATATCGGAGACAGTTTTACACTGACGTGTCGTGCTGAGGGGAACCCTGAACCTACAGTGTTGTGGAGAAAACTGGACCAAGATGGCCGCTCAGTCGTGGCAGGAGAGGGTGCGACCCTATTGGTGGAAGAAGCATCATGGTCCCACGGTGGAGAGTATGAATGCGTGGCCCACAACGTCGTAGGAAACCGTACAGCTCACATGACTGTTAATGTTCGAG